In one window of Lynx canadensis isolate LIC74 chromosome A3, mLynCan4.pri.v2, whole genome shotgun sequence DNA:
- the ADIG gene encoding adipogenin, translating to MKYPLVPLVDDLTFSFLVFWLCLPVGLLLVLLIVWLHFLLSQDSEEDNSDLCFEWEPWSKGPARFCWEGTLYSQEEEEPCW from the exons ATGAAGTACCCGCTGGTGCCACTGGTGGACGACCTCACGTTTTCTTTCCTGGTGTTCTGGCTCTGCCTGCCCGTGGGCTTGCTGTTGGTCTTGCTGATCGTCTGGCTACACTTCTTACTTAGCCAAG ATTCAGAGGAAGACAACTCAGATTTATGCTTTGAGTGGGAGCCCTGGAGCAAAGGCCCAGCCCGGTTTTGCTGGGAGGGGACACTGTATagccaagaggaggaggagccctGCTGGTGA